ACGCGCTGAACCGGAACCTCGCCAAGCATTTCGACGACCTGCTGGAGTGGTCCGAGGGCGCGCTGTACGACTACATCGCCCGCTACCTGCGGAAGTTCGACGTCTGGAACATCAAGACCGTCGTCCGTGGGCTCTACTCGGACGCCGAGCGCACGGAGGTCGAGGACGACCTCATCCGCGCCGGCGAGTTCGGCGACGAACTGCTCGATCAGTTGCTCAACGCCACCTCGATCGAGGAGGTCGTCGAACTCCTCGACGGCACCATCTTCGGCGACTCGATGGCCGAGGCCTACACGGTCTACGAGGAGACCGACGTGCTCGTGCCACTGGAGAACGCGGCCGACCGCGCGTTCTACGAGACGCTGCTGTCGGGGCTGCCGTCGAACCCGGAGATCGACAGCCCGACCGGGCTGTACGTCGAGTTCCTCCAGACGGAGGTCGACTTCCGGAACCTCCGGAACGCGCTCCGGCTGGCCCGTAGCGGTGCCGACATCGAGGCCGCCGAGTATTACATCGAGGGCGGGAAGCTCTTCGACGAGCAACAGATCGCACAGCTGTCGACGAACTTCGACCAGCTGGTCGCGACGGTGCGAGAGAGCACCTACGGTGACGACCTGGACCAGGCACTGTCGGCACTGGAGGACGCCGAGAACCTGATCGACTTCGAGCGCGCGCTCGACGTGGCGCTCCAGGAGTACGCCGACCGGCTCTCGAACCGCTACCCGCTGTCGGTCTGTCCGGTGTTGTCCTACATCCTCGCCAAGGAGAACGAGGTCGACAACATCCGGGCGATCGCCCGCGGTCGCGAGGCCGGCCTCGGCCCCGACGAGATCGAACAGGAACTGGTGATACTATGAGCCAGGAGATAGCTGTCATCGGCAGCCCGGAGTTCACGACGGGCTTCCGACTGGCGGGCGTCCGCAAGTTCGCGGATGTCCCGACAGAAGAGAAAGACGAGAAGCTCGACGACGCCGTCGAGGAGATGCTCACCGACGACAACGTCGGTATCGTCGTGATGCACGACGACGACATGGAGCATCTCTCCCGTGGGGTCCGCAAGGACGCCGAGACGAGCG
Above is a window of Haloarcula halophila DNA encoding:
- a CDS encoding V-type ATP synthase subunit C; this encodes MSSRTTAKRDRSSNYEYVIARVRSRGSVLFDDDDYRKLVRMGTSEIARFMEETEYETEMNALGSRYSGVDLIEYALNRNLAKHFDDLLEWSEGALYDYIARYLRKFDVWNIKTVVRGLYSDAERTEVEDDLIRAGEFGDELLDQLLNATSIEEVVELLDGTIFGDSMAEAYTVYEETDVLVPLENAADRAFYETLLSGLPSNPEIDSPTGLYVEFLQTEVDFRNLRNALRLARSGADIEAAEYYIEGGKLFDEQQIAQLSTNFDQLVATVRESTYGDDLDQALSALEDAENLIDFERALDVALQEYADRLSNRYPLSVCPVLSYILAKENEVDNIRAIARGREAGLGPDEIEQELVIL
- a CDS encoding V-type ATP synthase subunit F, translated to MSQEIAVIGSPEFTTGFRLAGVRKFADVPTEEKDEKLDDAVEEMLTDDNVGIVVMHDDDMEHLSRGVRKDAETSVEPVVVTLGSGAGGGGLREQIKRAIGIDLMDED